One part of the Tunicatimonas pelagia genome encodes these proteins:
- a CDS encoding FecR family protein, which produces MNYEEYSVEDFVLNESFREWVLENNQDPQAYWGRWLETHPQKAELVVQAIELVQQLPMLPVKLNETQITSITQSIEEGIDELERVRPQPTGEGKTVPLMEYANNPQKKESPLYQQVRYRPMLMAIAASFILMVGLVYVAYDYLANKELPSVVYESIVKETKNGQKLTVFLADGSKVILNSGSKISYTKPFQPNQRAVILEGEAFFEVVKDSLRPFQVISGELTTTVLGTSFNVMAYPTDSLFSVSLATGKVRMGYESIGESLNPEVYHLAPGEQVHYDRNQRNASKELFDTDKVLAWKAGVIYLENANQATVLKILERWYGIPIKVDGGDPKAWNVNAKFDNQSLKSVLTSLSYINGFSFQINEDHVLIKY; this is translated from the coding sequence ATGAACTACGAAGAATACAGTGTCGAGGACTTTGTGCTGAACGAATCTTTCAGAGAATGGGTGCTGGAAAATAATCAAGATCCGCAAGCTTATTGGGGTAGGTGGCTGGAAACGCATCCTCAAAAAGCTGAGCTTGTAGTCCAAGCAATTGAGCTAGTTCAGCAATTGCCAATGTTGCCGGTGAAGCTCAACGAGACACAAATAACTTCTATCACCCAAAGCATAGAAGAAGGGATTGATGAGTTAGAGAGGGTTAGGCCGCAGCCAACTGGTGAGGGCAAGACAGTGCCTTTGATGGAGTATGCAAATAACCCGCAAAAGAAAGAGAGCCCTCTTTATCAGCAAGTAAGGTATAGACCAATGTTGATGGCAATAGCGGCCAGCTTTATTTTAATGGTTGGCCTTGTATATGTTGCTTACGATTATTTGGCGAATAAAGAACTGCCTTCAGTAGTTTATGAGTCAATCGTTAAAGAAACCAAAAACGGACAAAAACTAACGGTATTTTTAGCTGATGGCTCTAAAGTAATACTCAATTCGGGAAGTAAAATAAGCTATACGAAACCATTTCAGCCCAACCAGCGAGCTGTCATCCTGGAAGGAGAAGCGTTTTTTGAAGTGGTGAAAGATTCTTTGCGCCCTTTTCAGGTAATAAGCGGTGAACTTACGACTACCGTTTTGGGCACTAGTTTCAATGTTATGGCTTATCCTACCGATAGTCTCTTTAGTGTCTCTCTCGCTACTGGCAAGGTACGTATGGGATATGAATCAATCGGTGAGTCCCTGAACCCGGAGGTCTATCATCTTGCCCCCGGCGAACAAGTACATTATGATCGAAATCAGCGTAACGCATCAAAGGAGCTCTTCGATACAGATAAGGTGCTGGCCTGGAAGGCTGGCGTGATCTATCTGGAAAATGCTAACCAAGCCACCGTTTTAAAAATTCTGGAGCGTTGGTACGGGATACCCATTAAGGTGGATGGAGGCGATCCAAAAGCTTGGAACGTTAACGCTAAATTTGACAATCAATCTCTAAAAAGTGTGCTTACTTCTCTGAGCTACATCAATGGCTTTTCCTTTCAGATCAATGAAGATCATGTCTTAATCAAATACTAA
- a CDS encoding RNA polymerase sigma factor, which yields MISSPTQSENLNLPSADEVLWDRFRKGDRAAYQTLYRRYLNDLYNYGYHIIPNEAVVTDQIQELFIILWKTKSDLPAAVNVKPYLFRALRNNISKEVGRHKYFVCDMEHKFKEVLTCSSFESSMIAQQTQLENKKRVQQAILILSERQREVINLLFYEQCSYEEVADIMEINIRSVYTLAWKALAALRKELSSLFIGLIGVFL from the coding sequence ATGATTAGCTCTCCTACCCAGTCAGAAAACTTAAATCTACCATCTGCTGATGAAGTACTATGGGATAGGTTTCGGAAAGGGGATCGGGCAGCTTACCAAACCTTGTATAGACGGTATTTGAATGATTTGTATAATTACGGCTATCACATCATTCCTAATGAAGCAGTAGTAACCGATCAGATACAGGAGCTCTTCATCATTCTATGGAAGACTAAAAGTGATTTACCTGCTGCGGTTAACGTGAAACCCTATCTGTTTCGCGCCCTGCGTAACAACATAAGCAAAGAGGTAGGTCGGCATAAATACTTTGTCTGCGATATGGAGCATAAATTTAAGGAGGTATTAACTTGTTCATCCTTTGAAAGTAGTATGATAGCCCAACAGACGCAATTAGAGAATAAGAAGAGAGTGCAGCAGGCTATATTAATCCTATCTGAACGACAACGAGAGGTAATCAATCTACTGTTTTATGAGCAGTGCTCTTACGAAGAGGTAGCCGACATTATGGAGATTAATATCCGGTCGGTGTACACACTAGCCTGGAAAGCACTCGCTGCACTTCGTAAAGAGCTCAGCAGCCTATTTATAGGGTTGATAGGAGTTTTCCTGTAA
- a CDS encoding Lrp/AsnC family transcriptional regulator, whose protein sequence is MERLDDTDLEILRLLQSDAKKTTKEVAEHLNLTNSPAYERIRRLEKLGYIKKYVAILDKKKLNLPVTAICMVSLRYHNEGFIDQFDQEITRLSEVQECFHMAGKVDFFLKINVSSLEDYHEFVRTKLSNISNIGVLESYFVLKEIKQETSYFF, encoded by the coding sequence ATGGAAAGACTTGATGATACCGATTTAGAGATTTTAAGGCTACTTCAGAGCGATGCAAAGAAAACGACCAAGGAAGTGGCAGAACACCTTAACCTTACCAATTCACCAGCCTACGAGCGGATTCGGCGACTGGAAAAGCTGGGGTACATAAAGAAGTACGTAGCCATACTAGATAAGAAAAAGCTTAATTTGCCAGTTACAGCAATATGTATGGTCTCCTTACGCTATCACAACGAGGGCTTTATCGACCAGTTTGACCAGGAAATTACCCGCTTGAGCGAAGTACAAGAATGTTTCCATATGGCGGGGAAAGTCGATTTTTTCCTGAAAATCAATGTGAGCAGTTTAGAAGATTACCATGAATTTGTGAGAACTAAACTATCCAATATATCCAATATTGGTGTTTTGGAAAGCTATTTTGTACTAAAAGAAATCAAGCAGGAGACATCGTATTTTTTTTAA
- a CDS encoding NAD-dependent epimerase/dehydratase family protein translates to MKKNSILITGASGQLGSVLVEAIIGIYGSNSVIATDIKPIENSNCHTKLLDATDQEAIVQIILKHNVTEIYHLAAVLSANGEAHPTRTWDVNMVSWLNVLEASRRCQVQKVFFPSSIAVYGGQFERENTPQNSALNPATVYGMSKVSGEQWGQYYFSRYGLDVRSLRYPGIISYQSLPGGGTTDYAVDIYHKAVSQTSFNCYLKPDTKLPMIYVDDAVRATLELMHFPEASVKTRASYNIQGVSFTPEDVVASIQLWYPGFTASYQPDFRQAIADQWPSSLDDREARTDWHWKPKYTLKKISRKMIGNLKALKNASIKNEDYVTL, encoded by the coding sequence GTGAAAAAGAATAGTATATTAATCACGGGTGCTTCAGGACAACTAGGTAGTGTGCTAGTAGAAGCTATTATCGGCATCTACGGTAGCAATTCTGTAATTGCTACAGATATTAAGCCTATTGAGAACAGTAACTGCCACACTAAATTGTTGGATGCCACTGACCAGGAGGCTATTGTTCAGATAATTCTCAAACACAATGTTACAGAAATATATCATTTAGCTGCTGTACTTTCAGCTAACGGTGAAGCCCACCCAACTCGCACTTGGGACGTTAATATGGTGTCTTGGCTTAATGTGCTGGAGGCAAGTAGACGGTGCCAGGTTCAGAAGGTGTTTTTCCCTAGTTCTATCGCAGTTTATGGTGGTCAATTTGAACGGGAAAATACCCCACAAAATAGTGCACTTAATCCGGCTACAGTATACGGTATGAGTAAAGTGTCTGGTGAGCAGTGGGGGCAGTACTACTTTTCCAGATACGGTCTTGACGTGCGATCGCTACGATACCCTGGCATTATCAGTTACCAGTCGCTACCCGGTGGGGGTACTACCGACTACGCGGTTGATATCTATCATAAAGCTGTTTCGCAAACTAGTTTCAACTGCTACCTTAAGCCCGACACGAAATTACCCATGATTTACGTAGATGATGCCGTGAGAGCTACATTAGAGTTAATGCATTTTCCAGAGGCATCTGTCAAAACCCGCGCATCTTACAATATTCAAGGGGTGAGTTTTACTCCGGAGGATGTTGTTGCTTCTATTCAATTATGGTACCCTGGTTTTACCGCCAGTTACCAGCCTGATTTCCGGCAAGCTATTGCTGATCAGTGGCCTTCTTCACTGGATGACCGCGAAGCCAGAACCGACTGGCACTGGAAACCAAAGTACACGCTGAAAAAAATCTCGCGAAAAATGATTGGTAACCTGAAAGCACTTAAGAATGCTTCTATCAAAAATGAGGACTATGTTACTCTATAG
- a CDS encoding two-component regulator propeller domain-containing protein gives MMRDILPKRLYLKLFKYVAYPPYHQKNISALFIVIAILVLPSGLSPALAQQVSNFIHLDQEVPGTSYIESDRFGNMLVVSSTAINKYNGYSFERIPFRKLFGSEYSSGGRVIFNKDQQGSFWLATFNGKLIRFDANEKKLPLPSEPPNKAGSERTSAITSGQAATWFGSSNGTLHRFNYADSVFEKIVTLPLVAEAPQVINSLALTAPDQIWIGTADGKVYGYNSSRDKLEELTLSFTNDLPVYIRLVADHTGRLWISTELTGLYVYEPHLRSLTEVPTYNSTLTLNRYPMFYSLFCDKQGNIWAGTDGDGLYKIDAHGQVEAIFRNNDRNSLSLSNNTVIDINEDCHGNLWVITKNGEIDVLPNYNNTIEYHAGTAGGSPASVLCLFKSSEGSIWIGTDGKGLNRIFANGESVQYGNGLSPSYNFPGRYIQRLVESASGKLWIATYQSGLYTYDLKQDIFTKVVVSDISEHANSDFRFLFKDDKERIWASTIAGVHVFAEDTRLLATFSYRTHGLSGTISESIHQTDEGSLWVGTDQGLYRLVENSDKLSQSYFEKIVYSEETKEHQGNNNPLYMTSDNKKNLWITTATGALTRLNPSDLTFTSYADHPTLKGISVSAVLFDKSDNMWLSSGRGIHRYDAKSDSLQSYFRVDGLQGDSFVRKSAFSTENGRLYFGGVEGVNGFYPDSMTTRVPESNLYTQEIEILNQSADKIIPEQLQDGLANVKNLQLRSDQSSFSFHFSAIGNLLNPNYYYSYRLTGFDDDWVYPESQRVATYTNIPSGHYNFEVRAGTKRGVWDIPYRQIAIFIAPPWWQSSFAYFSYGMAILLIISGITLWVRMKNRMSREELLFSKEKELYALKMNFFAKMSHEIQTPLTLIMAPIDEMVRSATANNNLLLKQRLTLIKNNAQRLSRISAELMTIRNKEMNTLKIFPEKRNIVTDIKKIADSFAEHARFKNIVFTEEYDYQEVLLWYDVEKLEHVFYNLLSNAFKFTPRGGAVHLYITDQPDKQCVTISVTDSGPGIPAEEREDIFELFYQSEVGKKAKGQGIGLAFSKELIDLHHGSIKVSSSEQGTSFVVLLKKGNIFSAGKEVPLPIPQTNTSQPLAEVSFLADESNEITQETTKKRGTILIVEDNVEMQIFLQGLFSSQFYVLIAENGEEGIEFARKKSPDVIVSDIMMPVMDGISMSKKLLKAKATAHIPILLLTAKNTAEAKLSGFASGALAYIQKPFAPHELLLRVSNILDNKDKTITKHRADVLSAPRTENVSSKDEQFLERLASELNKELENAEFRLEDLADSMNMSYSGIYRRCQQVVGKTPLEYFKIMRLQHAVILIVENSYNISEAAYMVGYKDSKYFTKCFKSEFGIAPMAMKREHQKIGMAALAKKYRIPQLQVQDSTIPSESATY, from the coding sequence ATGATGAGAGATATACTACCTAAGCGACTATACCTCAAACTTTTCAAGTATGTGGCGTATCCGCCGTACCATCAGAAAAATATTTCGGCCTTATTTATTGTCATTGCTATCCTAGTGCTGCCTTCCGGTCTTAGCCCAGCTTTAGCCCAGCAGGTTAGTAATTTTATTCATTTAGACCAAGAGGTTCCGGGCACTTCTTATATTGAGAGCGATCGCTTCGGAAATATGCTGGTCGTGAGTTCTACAGCAATAAATAAGTACAATGGCTACTCATTTGAACGTATTCCGTTCAGAAAACTATTTGGTTCTGAATACTCGAGTGGTGGCCGCGTTATTTTTAACAAAGATCAGCAAGGCAGCTTCTGGCTGGCAACATTCAATGGCAAGTTAATCAGGTTTGATGCCAATGAGAAGAAACTTCCTTTGCCAAGTGAACCTCCTAATAAGGCTGGTTCGGAACGTACCAGTGCAATAACCAGCGGACAAGCTGCTACCTGGTTTGGTAGTTCAAACGGTACGCTGCATCGCTTCAATTACGCAGATTCGGTATTTGAGAAAATAGTTACATTACCACTAGTGGCAGAGGCACCCCAAGTAATCAATAGCTTGGCGTTAACTGCTCCGGATCAAATCTGGATTGGCACAGCGGATGGGAAAGTGTATGGATACAACTCTTCGCGAGATAAACTAGAGGAACTGACACTTTCGTTTACGAATGATCTACCGGTGTACATCCGTCTGGTCGCCGACCACACGGGGCGATTATGGATTTCCACCGAACTTACCGGACTTTACGTATACGAACCTCACCTTAGAAGTCTTACTGAGGTTCCTACTTATAATTCAACCTTGACTCTCAATCGTTATCCGATGTTCTATTCATTGTTTTGCGATAAGCAGGGAAATATCTGGGCAGGAACGGACGGTGATGGCTTATATAAAATAGACGCTCATGGGCAGGTTGAGGCTATCTTTAGGAACAATGATCGCAATAGCCTATCGTTGAGCAACAATACCGTGATTGATATCAACGAAGATTGTCACGGAAACCTCTGGGTAATTACTAAGAACGGTGAAATTGATGTATTGCCCAACTATAATAATACTATTGAATACCATGCCGGAACCGCAGGTGGCTCGCCTGCTTCCGTATTGTGTTTATTCAAGTCTTCGGAAGGAAGCATCTGGATTGGCACTGATGGAAAGGGGCTTAACCGAATTTTCGCCAATGGTGAGAGCGTTCAATACGGTAATGGTTTAAGTCCTTCGTATAATTTCCCCGGGCGTTATATACAACGTTTAGTAGAAAGTGCTTCGGGAAAGCTTTGGATTGCTACCTACCAAAGTGGATTATACACCTATGACCTAAAGCAAGATATATTTACCAAGGTAGTAGTTAGCGACATATCCGAGCATGCAAATTCTGATTTTCGCTTTCTCTTCAAAGATGATAAAGAACGTATTTGGGCGTCTACTATTGCTGGGGTACACGTTTTTGCCGAAGATACCCGGCTTCTGGCTACTTTCTCCTACCGTACTCACGGACTTTCCGGTACAATCTCGGAAAGTATTCATCAAACCGACGAGGGTTCGCTATGGGTAGGAACTGACCAAGGACTCTATCGACTGGTTGAGAATTCAGATAAGTTGTCGCAATCATACTTTGAGAAAATTGTTTATAGCGAAGAAACAAAAGAACATCAGGGCAATAACAACCCGCTTTACATGACCAGTGATAATAAAAAAAATCTCTGGATTACTACAGCAACTGGAGCACTTACTCGTCTGAACCCCTCGGATTTAACCTTTACCTCTTACGCCGACCATCCTACACTTAAAGGCATTTCGGTTAGTGCTGTTTTGTTTGATAAGTCTGATAATATGTGGCTAAGTAGTGGCCGTGGCATTCACCGGTATGATGCAAAAAGTGACTCACTACAATCCTACTTTCGGGTAGATGGCCTACAAGGAGATAGCTTTGTGAGAAAAAGTGCTTTTAGTACTGAAAATGGTCGTCTGTATTTCGGCGGAGTGGAAGGGGTGAATGGCTTTTACCCTGATTCCATGACCACCAGGGTACCCGAATCTAACTTATACACTCAGGAGATAGAAATTCTTAATCAATCAGCCGATAAGATTATTCCTGAGCAGTTGCAGGATGGTCTGGCGAACGTAAAAAATCTTCAATTACGTTCGGATCAATCCTCTTTTTCATTTCACTTTTCAGCCATTGGTAATCTACTTAACCCAAACTATTACTACTCATATCGCCTAACAGGCTTTGATGATGACTGGGTTTATCCTGAGTCACAACGAGTCGCAACCTACACCAATATTCCTTCTGGTCATTACAATTTTGAGGTAAGAGCCGGAACAAAAAGGGGCGTATGGGACATACCATATCGGCAAATTGCCATCTTCATAGCTCCGCCCTGGTGGCAAAGTAGCTTTGCCTATTTCAGCTACGGTATGGCAATACTGCTAATCATTTCAGGTATCACTTTGTGGGTACGAATGAAAAACAGAATGAGCCGGGAAGAACTGCTATTTAGCAAAGAAAAAGAGCTGTATGCTCTGAAGATGAATTTCTTCGCTAAAATGTCCCACGAGATACAGACACCCCTTACGCTTATTATGGCTCCCATTGACGAAATGGTACGCAGTGCCACCGCCAACAACAATCTGTTACTAAAACAACGGCTAACTCTTATTAAAAACAATGCCCAACGTCTCTCCCGAATATCGGCCGAACTGATGACAATCCGCAATAAGGAGATGAACACACTGAAGATATTTCCTGAGAAAAGAAATATTGTGACCGACATCAAGAAAATAGCAGATTCTTTCGCCGAACACGCCCGGTTTAAAAACATTGTCTTTACTGAAGAATACGATTACCAGGAAGTGCTTCTCTGGTATGATGTAGAAAAGCTAGAGCACGTGTTTTACAATCTGTTATCCAATGCTTTTAAGTTTACTCCTAGGGGAGGGGCGGTTCATCTTTATATTACCGACCAACCTGATAAGCAATGTGTTACTATTTCAGTCACAGACTCTGGCCCTGGGATACCAGCCGAGGAGCGGGAGGATATTTTCGAGCTTTTCTATCAGTCAGAAGTCGGTAAGAAGGCGAAAGGCCAGGGGATAGGATTGGCATTTAGTAAGGAGTTGATTGATCTTCATCACGGAAGCATCAAAGTTTCATCTTCTGAGCAAGGCACCTCCTTTGTGGTACTTCTAAAGAAAGGTAATATTTTTTCTGCTGGCAAAGAGGTTCCATTACCCATTCCCCAAACAAATACCTCTCAACCACTTGCTGAAGTATCGTTCCTCGCTGATGAATCGAACGAAATTACCCAAGAAACTACCAAAAAGCGAGGAACAATACTGATCGTGGAAGATAATGTGGAGATGCAAATCTTTTTGCAAGGCCTGTTTTCGAGTCAATTTTACGTGCTCATTGCCGAAAATGGTGAGGAAGGAATTGAGTTTGCCCGAAAAAAATCTCCTGATGTTATTGTGAGCGACATAATGATGCCCGTAATGGATGGCATCAGTATGAGTAAAAAACTACTAAAAGCTAAAGCGACTGCTCATATTCCAATACTGCTACTTACGGCTAAAAATACGGCAGAAGCCAAGCTTTCTGGCTTTGCATCGGGGGCCTTGGCTTACATACAGAAACCATTTGCTCCCCACGAATTGTTATTGCGGGTTAGTAATATCTTGGACAATAAAGATAAAACAATCACCAAACACCGCGCTGATGTTCTGAGTGCTCCTCGTACCGAGAATGTGTCGTCGAAGGATGAACAGTTTTTAGAGCGGCTTGCTTCTGAACTAAATAAGGAACTTGAAAACGCTGAGTTTAGATTAGAGGATTTGGCCGATAGCATGAATATGAGCTACTCCGGAATTTACCGAAGATGCCAACAGGTGGTCGGTAAAACACCGTTAGAGTATTTCAAAATTATGAGGTTACAACATGCGGTAATCCTTATTGTAGAGAACAGCTACAATATTTCTGAAGCTGCTTACATGGTTGGCTACAAAGATTCTAAGTACTTTACTAAGTGTTTTAAAAGCGAGTTTGGAATAGCACCGATGGCTATGAAAAGAGAGCACCAGAAAATTGGCATGGCTGCGTTAGCAAAAAAATATCGAATCCCCCAGCTTCAAGTTCAAGATTCTACTATACCCTCCGAGTCGGCTACATACTAG
- a CDS encoding Gfo/Idh/MocA family protein produces the protein MNSRRKFIKESALAGVGIVAAPGISKAGFSSASINKLNVGLIGIGLRGTNHLNNLLLRDDINIAAICDVDDTRVQLNLESIKKKGCPAPKVFGKDEYDYRNLLELSEVDAVVIATPWLWHTRMAKDSLLAGKYTGLEVSAANTLEECWDLVNAHEQSGTHLMLMENVNYRRDVLAVLNMVRQNVFGELIHFRCGYQHDLRWVLFNDGKTAYGKGAEFGEKGISESKWRTQHSLRRNGDFYPTHGVGPIAAMANINRGNRFVSMTSHATKAVGFQNYIVAQGGKDHPNANLNWKQGDVITSTIETANGETIIITHDCNLPRPYSLGFRVQGANGLWEVDGNRIYIEGQSEPHRWDEADAWLEKYDHPLWQKYGEYAQGAGHGGMDFFVMNAFVESAKQNVAPPIDAYDAAAWSAITPLSELSIANNGEPQDFPDFTRGNWIKREEYDWMKETY, from the coding sequence ATGAACTCAAGAAGAAAATTTATTAAAGAATCAGCTCTGGCCGGAGTGGGAATTGTAGCAGCCCCCGGTATTTCTAAGGCTGGTTTTTCAAGTGCGTCAATCAATAAACTGAATGTGGGTCTTATTGGGATAGGTCTGCGAGGCACCAATCATCTGAACAACCTTCTGTTGCGCGATGATATCAACATTGCTGCTATCTGTGATGTTGATGATACCCGAGTTCAGCTAAACCTTGAGTCCATTAAAAAGAAAGGATGCCCTGCCCCAAAAGTATTTGGTAAGGATGAGTACGACTACCGCAATCTTTTAGAATTATCGGAAGTAGATGCAGTTGTCATTGCCACTCCTTGGTTATGGCATACCCGCATGGCGAAGGATAGCCTACTGGCGGGCAAGTATACCGGACTGGAGGTTTCTGCTGCCAACACCCTAGAAGAGTGCTGGGATTTAGTAAACGCTCACGAACAAAGCGGAACTCATCTAATGCTGATGGAAAATGTGAACTACCGCCGGGATGTACTGGCCGTGCTCAATATGGTAAGGCAAAACGTGTTTGGCGAGCTGATTCACTTTCGCTGTGGCTACCAGCACGATTTACGGTGGGTGTTATTTAACGACGGCAAAACCGCCTACGGCAAAGGAGCGGAATTTGGCGAGAAAGGTATATCTGAATCTAAGTGGCGCACCCAGCATTCGTTACGACGAAATGGGGACTTTTACCCTACCCACGGCGTAGGCCCGATTGCTGCTATGGCTAATATTAACCGAGGCAATCGGTTTGTCTCCATGACTTCGCACGCTACCAAGGCGGTGGGTTTCCAAAACTACATTGTCGCTCAGGGGGGTAAAGATCATCCGAATGCTAACCTCAATTGGAAGCAGGGGGATGTCATCACCAGCACGATAGAAACCGCTAATGGTGAAACCATCATCATCACCCATGACTGCAATCTGCCCCGTCCGTATTCTTTAGGATTTCGGGTGCAAGGGGCTAACGGATTGTGGGAAGTAGATGGTAACCGCATATATATTGAAGGGCAGTCGGAACCCCATCGCTGGGATGAAGCCGATGCCTGGCTAGAGAAATACGACCATCCGCTGTGGCAGAAGTACGGGGAATACGCCCAGGGTGCCGGACACGGCGGAATGGATTTCTTCGTGATGAATGCTTTCGTAGAATCTGCTAAGCAGAACGTTGCCCCACCCATTGATGCCTACGATGCAGCCGCCTGGAGTGCCATCACCCCCTTGTCGGAGCTTTCTATCGCCAACAATGGTGAACCCCAGGACTTCCCGGACTTTACCCGGGGCAATTGGATCAAACGGGAAGAATACGACTGGATGAAGGAAACTTATTAA